A single region of the Deefgea piscis genome encodes:
- the tpx gene encoding thiol peroxidase, giving the protein MASVTLGGNPVTLNGTFPAVGSTAPAFSLVAKDLSDVSLASFAGKRKVLNIFPSVDTPTCAMSVRHFNESASKLENTVVLCISADLPFAQSRFCGAEGIENVVTLSTMRGREFLANYGVEITSAPLAGVAARAVIVLDANDQVIHAELVADIKDEPNYEAVLKVLA; this is encoded by the coding sequence ATGGCATCAGTTACTCTTGGCGGCAATCCAGTCACCCTCAACGGCACATTCCCAGCAGTGGGCAGTACAGCACCGGCATTTAGCTTGGTGGCCAAAGATCTTTCTGACGTGAGCTTGGCTAGCTTTGCTGGTAAACGTAAAGTTTTGAATATTTTCCCTAGCGTTGACACCCCAACTTGCGCGATGTCAGTTCGTCATTTCAACGAGTCAGCATCCAAACTCGAAAACACCGTGGTATTGTGCATTTCTGCCGATTTGCCATTCGCCCAAAGCCGCTTTTGCGGTGCCGAAGGCATTGAAAACGTTGTGACTTTGTCGACCATGCGCGGTCGTGAATTCTTGGCCAATTACGGCGTTGAAATCACCAGCGCACCATTGGCTGGCGTTGCTGCACGTGCGGTCATTGTGTTGGATGCGAATGATCAAGTCATCCATGCTGAACTCGTTGCCGATATTAAAGACGAGCCTAACTATGAAGCCGTATTGAAAGTTTTAGCTTAA
- the cysT gene encoding sulfate ABC transporter permease subunit CysT gives MKWKQSSVLPGFNLALGYSVLYLSLIVLLPLAALISKSMGLDWASFWAIVTEPRVVASYKVTFGASLIAALINLFVGLLIAWVLVRYSFPGKRFIDALVDLPFALPTAVAGIALATLYAPNGLLGAPLDQLGIKIAFTPAGIVLALTFITLPFVVRTVQPVLEDMEKELEEAASSLGATRWQIFCKVILPTIFPALLTGFTLAFARAIGEFGSVIFIAGNMPFKSEITPLMIISKLEQYDYLGATAIAVVMLVVSFALLLLINGLQWWVTRHRR, from the coding sequence ATGAAATGGAAACAAAGTAGCGTTTTACCCGGGTTTAATTTAGCGCTCGGGTATAGCGTGCTGTATTTATCGTTGATTGTATTGCTGCCATTGGCCGCTTTGATTAGTAAATCAATGGGTTTGGATTGGGCGTCGTTTTGGGCGATTGTCACCGAACCTCGGGTGGTGGCCAGTTATAAGGTGACTTTTGGCGCGTCATTGATCGCGGCGCTGATTAATCTCTTTGTCGGCTTGCTGATTGCCTGGGTGTTGGTGCGTTATTCTTTTCCCGGTAAACGCTTTATCGACGCCTTGGTCGATTTGCCATTTGCATTGCCAACGGCCGTGGCGGGGATTGCTTTAGCCACGTTGTATGCGCCCAATGGTTTGTTGGGTGCGCCTTTAGATCAGCTCGGCATCAAGATTGCGTTTACTCCCGCCGGTATTGTCTTGGCACTGACCTTTATCACCTTGCCGTTTGTGGTGCGTACGGTGCAGCCGGTGTTAGAGGACATGGAAAAAGAGCTGGAAGAAGCAGCATCGAGCCTAGGAGCAACCCGCTGGCAAATTTTTTGCAAAGTGATTTTACCAACGATTTTTCCGGCGCTGCTGACTGGTTTTACGCTGGCCTTTGCCCGCGCGATTGGTGAGTTTGGTTCGGTGATTTTTATTGCTGGCAATATGCCGTTTAAATCTGAAATCACGCCTTTGATGATTATCTCTAAATTAGAGCAATACGATTATTTGGGCGCGACGGCGATTGCGGTGGTGATGCTGGTGGTTTCATTTGCATTATTACTACTGATAAATGGTTTGCAGTGGTGGGTGACACGGCATCGTCGCTAG
- a CDS encoding DUF3025 domain-containing protein has protein sequence MTSWPLDFFSTTPAFAPVLPYLQRFSQAPLHADWLTVSERIQTQGGANIQFVDPDSITEYYELEIYQKGRVATRLNWHDTFNATIWQAYPKSKVALNALHFKAMQADPDSKIRGPVRDAATLFDECGLILPYSRPALLELMVAHQWQALFVEEAQAWGQEISAFVFGHATLENLLQPFVGLTGKCWPIQVDADFFALDLIAQRQELDHRIAEQIELHALQTPRQLPPLPYLGIPQWWPEQDADFYANTRYFRHARQKSAPK, from the coding sequence ATGACCTCTTGGCCCCTAGATTTTTTCTCGACCACCCCTGCCTTTGCTCCGGTTTTACCCTATCTACAACGCTTTTCCCAAGCCCCATTGCATGCCGATTGGTTGACGGTGAGCGAGCGCATCCAAACCCAAGGCGGTGCCAATATTCAGTTTGTCGATCCCGATAGCATCACTGAATATTACGAGCTAGAAATCTACCAAAAAGGCCGTGTAGCTACCCGCTTAAACTGGCATGACACTTTTAACGCAACGATTTGGCAAGCCTACCCCAAAAGCAAAGTCGCACTCAATGCGCTGCACTTTAAAGCGATGCAAGCCGATCCAGACAGCAAAATCCGTGGCCCAGTGCGCGATGCGGCCACCCTCTTTGATGAATGCGGCTTAATTTTGCCGTATAGCCGCCCAGCGCTACTTGAGCTGATGGTCGCGCACCAATGGCAGGCATTGTTTGTCGAAGAAGCACAGGCATGGGGACAAGAAATCAGCGCCTTTGTTTTTGGTCACGCGACACTAGAAAACCTACTGCAACCCTTTGTGGGTTTAACCGGAAAATGCTGGCCGATTCAAGTTGACGCGGATTTTTTTGCGCTTGATTTAATCGCGCAACGCCAAGAACTCGATCACCGAATTGCCGAACAAATCGAGCTACACGCGCTACAAACCCCGCGCCAGCTCCCTCCCCTGCCGTATTTGGGCATTCCACAATGGTGGCCCGAGCAAGACGCCGACTTTTATGCCAATACGCGCTACTTTCGCCATGCGCGGCAAAAAAGCGCACCAAAATAA
- a CDS encoding sulfate ABC transporter substrate-binding protein codes for MQIKKIAFVILTLAIATPSYSATVELLNVSYDPTRELYQDYNKAFSAYYKKKTGDDVTIKQSHGGSGKQARSVLDGLDADIVTLALASDIDVLAEHGKLLKPDWQKQFPDNASPYTSTILFLVKKGNPKGIKDWHDLIRADVKVITPNPKTSGGARWNYLAAWGWAKTKYGSDEKAREFVQKLYKNVPVLDTGARGSTVTFTQRGIGDVLVTWENEAELVFRELGRDKFEIIAPSLSIKAEPPVAIVDKNVDRKGSRKVATEYLNYLYSKEGQEIAAQNYYRPIDKEIAAKYAKQFPVIQRFDIDDVFGGWGKVQKLHFADGGIFDQMINANK; via the coding sequence ATGCAAATCAAAAAAATAGCCTTTGTTATCTTGACCTTGGCGATCGCTACGCCAAGTTATTCCGCCACTGTTGAGCTACTCAATGTGTCTTATGATCCGACACGAGAGCTTTATCAAGATTATAACAAAGCATTCTCTGCTTACTACAAAAAGAAAACTGGCGATGATGTGACGATTAAACAATCGCACGGTGGTTCCGGTAAACAAGCGCGATCGGTGCTCGATGGCTTAGATGCCGATATTGTGACTTTGGCTTTAGCGTCAGATATTGATGTCTTGGCCGAGCATGGCAAGCTACTCAAACCGGATTGGCAAAAACAGTTTCCTGACAACGCTTCTCCCTATACCTCGACGATTTTATTTTTAGTTAAAAAGGGCAATCCCAAAGGCATTAAAGATTGGCATGATTTAATTCGTGCCGATGTAAAAGTGATTACTCCAAATCCAAAAACATCTGGCGGAGCGCGCTGGAATTATTTGGCGGCGTGGGGTTGGGCCAAAACAAAATATGGCTCGGATGAAAAAGCGCGCGAATTTGTGCAAAAACTATATAAGAATGTCCCGGTTTTAGATACTGGCGCACGGGGGTCAACCGTGACCTTTACGCAGCGTGGAATTGGCGATGTTTTAGTGACGTGGGAAAACGAAGCTGAGCTGGTCTTTCGTGAATTAGGCCGCGATAAATTTGAAATTATTGCGCCATCATTGTCGATTAAAGCGGAGCCACCGGTGGCGATTGTCGATAAAAATGTGGATCGAAAAGGTAGCCGTAAAGTCGCGACTGAATACCTCAATTATTTGTATTCCAAAGAAGGGCAAGAAATCGCTGCGCAAAATTATTATCGACCAATTGATAAAGAGATTGCCGCTAAATATGCCAAGCAATTTCCGGTGATTCAACGCTTTGATATTGATGATGTTTTTGGCGGGTGGGGCAAAGTGCAAAAGCTGCATTTTGCGGATGGCGGCATCTTTGATCAAATGATCAATGCCAATAAATAA
- the tpx gene encoding thiol peroxidase: protein MSTVMLNSTPVSIGGRFPRAGETAHSFMLVDIHLQDVPLSKFWGQRKLIAVVPSLDAAIGLTIARKLETIGYELENTVIMTVSVDTPYALSRILDAERFLKIQLMSTLRGRDFHKDYGVMITDIPLSGLMTTALFALDVDDTILYSELVSDLNAEPNYMSALDLLDPPTATAAVTEVEVLSIE from the coding sequence ATGTCGACCGTTATGCTCAATAGCACCCCAGTTAGTATTGGTGGCCGTTTTCCTCGCGCAGGTGAAACGGCGCATAGTTTTATGCTGGTCGACATTCACTTACAAGATGTGCCGCTGTCTAAATTTTGGGGGCAAAGAAAACTCATCGCCGTGGTGCCCAGCCTAGATGCCGCGATTGGTTTAACTATCGCCAGAAAACTCGAAACCATAGGGTATGAGCTCGAAAACACTGTGATTATGACGGTATCGGTTGATACCCCCTATGCGCTATCGCGAATTTTGGATGCCGAAAGATTTCTTAAAATCCAATTAATGTCGACCTTGCGCGGGCGTGACTTTCATAAAGACTACGGCGTGATGATTACCGATATTCCGCTGTCTGGCCTGATGACCACCGCCTTATTTGCGCTAGATGTCGACGACACTATTTTGTATTCCGAGCTGGTGAGTGATCTCAATGCCGAGCCCAACTATATGTCGGCGCTCGATTTACTCGACCCACCTACCGCTACCGCAGCCGTAACGGAAGTCGAAGTACTCAGTATCGAATAA
- a CDS encoding sulfate/molybdate ABC transporter ATP-binding protein: MSIEIRNIVKTFGDFKALNDLSLNVESGELIALLGPSGCGKTSLLRVIAGLETPDSGQILFHGEDTTDRHVRERQVGFVFQHYALFRHMTVFENVAFGLRVRPKSTRPSDAEIKRKVHELLNLVQLDWLADRYPAQLSGGQRQRIALARALAVEPKVLLLDEPFGALDTKVRKELRRWLRRLHDEINVTSVFVTHDQEEALEVADRVVVMNQGKIEQIGTPTQVYDTPASPFVYQFLGDVNLFHSRVHEGWAKVGSGQFAAEPGEHATVYVRPHEIDLSRVASLHAIEGTITHIRLLGATVRLEVEVADHEVVEVELTRERQLEGAWQVAETVYLVPRESKIITAA; this comes from the coding sequence ATGAGCATCGAAATTCGCAATATCGTCAAAACATTTGGCGACTTTAAAGCGCTCAATGACTTGAGCTTGAATGTTGAATCCGGAGAGTTAATTGCATTGCTTGGCCCGTCCGGTTGCGGCAAAACATCATTGCTGCGGGTGATTGCTGGGCTAGAAACGCCAGACTCTGGGCAAATTTTATTTCATGGTGAAGATACCACCGATAGGCATGTGCGTGAACGCCAAGTGGGCTTTGTCTTTCAGCACTATGCCCTGTTTCGCCATATGACGGTATTTGAAAACGTGGCGTTTGGCCTACGCGTTCGCCCGAAATCCACTCGGCCTAGCGATGCGGAAATTAAACGCAAAGTGCATGAATTACTCAATCTGGTGCAACTCGATTGGTTGGCCGATCGTTATCCTGCGCAACTCTCTGGTGGGCAAAGACAGCGTATTGCTTTAGCGCGAGCCTTAGCGGTTGAACCGAAAGTCTTGCTGCTCGATGAGCCGTTTGGCGCGCTCGATACCAAGGTACGTAAAGAGCTACGCCGTTGGTTGCGCCGTTTACACGATGAAATCAACGTCACCTCGGTGTTTGTAACCCACGATCAAGAAGAAGCGCTGGAAGTGGCCGATCGCGTGGTGGTGATGAATCAAGGAAAAATTGAGCAAATTGGTACGCCAACTCAAGTTTACGACACGCCAGCCAGCCCGTTTGTGTATCAATTTTTGGGCGATGTGAATTTATTTCATTCTCGCGTTCACGAGGGGTGGGCCAAGGTAGGCAGCGGTCAATTTGCCGCCGAGCCGGGCGAGCACGCCACCGTGTATGTGCGTCCGCACGAAATTGATTTGAGCCGTGTTGCCAGCCTGCATGCGATTGAAGGCACCATCACCCATATTCGCTTACTCGGCGCAACGGTACGACTCGAAGTGGAAGTGGCCGATCACGAAGTCGTCGAGGTCGAACTCACCCGCGAGCGACAACTCGAAGGCGCTTGGCAAGTCGCCGAAACCGTCTACCTCGTACCACGCGAAAGCAAAATCATCACCGCAGCCTAA
- the cysW gene encoding sulfate ABC transporter permease subunit CysW, giving the protein MATQIANRVVTTEAPWVRYALTGLALVLISFMLIIPLLSVFFEALHQGWGLYQASLVESDALAAIKLTLIVAAIALPLNLTFGVAAAWAIAKFEFKGKSLLITLIDLPFAVSPVVAGLIYVLLFGAHGWWGEWLAEHNIKVIFAVPGIVLATVFVTFPFVARELIPLMQAQGTDEEQAALVLGATGWQTFWHVTLPNIKWGLLYGVILANARAMGEFGAVSVVSGHIRGMTNTIPLHVEILYNEYNFVGAFACASILALLALLTLAIKSYIEWRTEQQEIADRRAATQA; this is encoded by the coding sequence ATGGCAACACAGATTGCAAACAGAGTAGTGACGACGGAAGCGCCTTGGGTACGTTATGCGCTGACGGGTTTGGCCTTGGTATTGATTAGCTTCATGCTGATTATCCCCTTGTTGTCGGTGTTTTTTGAAGCATTGCATCAAGGCTGGGGCTTGTATCAAGCATCCTTGGTTGAAAGCGATGCGCTGGCGGCGATTAAACTCACGTTGATTGTGGCGGCGATTGCACTGCCGTTAAATTTAACCTTTGGTGTGGCTGCGGCATGGGCGATTGCCAAGTTTGAATTTAAAGGTAAAAGCCTATTGATTACCTTAATTGACTTGCCGTTTGCCGTGTCGCCGGTGGTGGCAGGCTTGATTTATGTGCTGCTGTTTGGCGCACATGGTTGGTGGGGCGAGTGGCTGGCCGAGCACAATATTAAGGTTATTTTTGCGGTGCCCGGGATTGTATTGGCAACAGTTTTTGTGACGTTTCCGTTTGTGGCGCGTGAGCTGATTCCACTGATGCAGGCGCAAGGCACAGATGAAGAACAAGCGGCATTGGTGCTCGGGGCAACGGGTTGGCAAACGTTTTGGCATGTCACTTTACCCAATATTAAATGGGGTTTGCTGTACGGCGTGATTTTGGCCAATGCTCGGGCGATGGGGGAGTTTGGCGCGGTATCGGTGGTGTCGGGTCATATTCGCGGCATGACTAATACCATTCCCTTGCACGTTGAGATTTTGTACAACGAATACAATTTTGTCGGTGCTTTTGCTTGCGCGTCGATTCTGGCTTTGTTGGCGCTACTGACTCTGGCAATAAAAAGCTATATCGAGTGGCGTACCGAGCAGCAAGAAATCGCCGATCGTCGTGCGGCAACGCAAGCCTAA
- a CDS encoding sulfate ABC transporter substrate-binding protein, with protein sequence MSKFKQIVLAISLGGFSAFSWADTTLLNVSYDVMRDFYKDYNPVFQKYYEAKYKDKLAIQQSHGGSSKQARSVIDGLEADVVTMNQSTDIDAIVEKGRQINPGWEKKYPDEAAPFSSMQVLIVRKGNPKGIKDWADLIKPNVQVVVPNPKTSGNGRYTFLAAWGAALKQNGGNEAKAREFTRAVFANVPLLDAGGRAATTTFMQRQMGDVLVTFENEAEMIAREFGRGNFEVVYPSVSIDADLPVAVVDKVVDKRGTRKVADEYLRYLWSPEGQEVAAQNYLRPRNAAVAAKYAKQFPPIKLFGVAEFGGMKAAQKKFFDDGAIYDQISAEIAKKR encoded by the coding sequence ATGTCCAAATTTAAACAAATCGTATTGGCAATTTCGCTCGGTGGTTTCAGCGCATTCAGCTGGGCCGATACCACTTTATTAAATGTGTCGTATGACGTGATGCGTGATTTTTATAAAGACTATAACCCGGTGTTCCAAAAATATTACGAAGCGAAATACAAAGATAAATTAGCCATTCAGCAATCGCACGGTGGTTCAAGTAAACAAGCGCGCTCAGTCATTGATGGCTTAGAAGCCGATGTGGTTACGATGAATCAAAGCACCGATATTGATGCCATTGTTGAAAAAGGCCGCCAAATTAATCCAGGTTGGGAAAAGAAATATCCCGATGAAGCGGCGCCTTTTTCCAGTATGCAAGTTTTAATTGTGCGTAAAGGCAATCCTAAAGGCATTAAAGATTGGGCTGATTTAATTAAACCGAATGTGCAAGTGGTGGTGCCCAATCCAAAAACCAGTGGCAATGGCCGCTATACCTTCTTAGCCGCTTGGGGCGCAGCACTGAAGCAAAATGGTGGCAATGAAGCTAAGGCGCGTGAATTTACTCGAGCGGTATTTGCCAATGTGCCGTTGCTTGATGCCGGTGGTCGCGCAGCAACCACGACGTTTATGCAGCGCCAGATGGGCGATGTGTTGGTGACGTTTGAAAACGAAGCCGAAATGATTGCGCGTGAGTTTGGCCGCGGCAATTTTGAAGTGGTGTACCCATCGGTGTCGATTGATGCGGATTTGCCGGTGGCAGTAGTGGATAAAGTGGTCGATAAACGCGGCACGCGCAAAGTGGCTGATGAATATTTGCGCTATCTGTGGAGCCCAGAAGGGCAAGAAGTTGCGGCGCAAAATTATCTACGCCCACGCAATGCCGCCGTGGCCGCCAAATATGCCAAGCAGTTTCCTCCGATTAAATTATTTGGTGTCGCTGAGTTTGGTGGCATGAAAGCGGCGCAGAAAAAATTCTTTGACGACGGCGCAATTTACGACCAAATCTCGGCAGAAATCGCCAAAAAACGTTAA
- a CDS encoding protein kinase domain-containing protein, which yields MNNSNEFKDLHTVFSERMRPIVFWTGAGLSSPHIPSWGGLANKLIEVAKNRAGEFNKTDSASVISQIQNANGIKDLWTRIGKIKSILGNETFSTEIKRIIGASDTIDIPKIYEQLWSLSPTGMVTLNLDLFTHRASTSHPSGLTPISHYPKKFNTALNFLKERKPFIAYPHGYLDYSDSWAFTRQDLDDLLKNNEYKAWLNILFRSATVIFIGVTADDVAITTFMDAIKKESNCDFIGNFWITDRADSTTDKWANDNGIRVIRYSNTDGSHSELISMIKELKKLVKEDDKNKEEPVTYSGAVINYDELLATNTNEQDPDVLVTKDEEVIRLELNKIVAGIFKEKDIKNRDIKYQEFLNKYERSIHRSWYVSTSGSGKFLGYTVTREVAGGAFGTVYAAHDNDGNQFAIKVLKPENFKKVDFYRNFRRGVNSLRIITNRKINGVVEFNDASEIPPSLIMEWIDGPSLQSLVAAQQTNNWYIRLKIALELSSVLIDSHGVPERVYHRDLRPANIMVSDFYANPDDWKVIVLDFDLSWHKGAEDASIMHSPALGYLAPEQRRKVEGQNSRSALVDSYGFGMTLYYLCSGVHPYPDQHLLPSWNKTVIDACLKLSCKEWKSLPAVIARLILNSTLENQYGRWSMAQINGEIESVNNAINGTTGVSGETIAEELAIHINTMASYKWSDDDSSARYTGVNGLKICVRFDHAKNKIILEVSWEYTGDQDWSRVERMLSSGLDNLNTTLLSFGWEENCNRRSRGFTIEASINIDAISINIISAAKNIDKAVGYASSISSF from the coding sequence TTGAATAATTCAAATGAATTTAAAGATTTACATACTGTTTTTTCTGAAAGAATGCGTCCAATCGTATTTTGGACAGGTGCAGGTTTAAGTTCCCCACACATTCCATCTTGGGGCGGACTAGCAAATAAGTTGATCGAAGTAGCTAAAAATAGAGCCGGGGAATTTAATAAAACTGACTCAGCCTCGGTTATATCACAAATACAAAACGCAAATGGAATTAAAGATCTATGGACGAGAATTGGTAAAATCAAATCCATTCTTGGAAATGAAACATTCTCAACAGAAATAAAAAGAATTATTGGTGCAAGCGATACAATTGATATTCCTAAAATCTATGAACAACTATGGTCATTATCACCAACAGGGATGGTTACATTAAATTTAGATTTATTCACGCATCGAGCATCTACAAGCCACCCATCTGGACTTACACCAATAAGTCACTATCCAAAAAAATTCAATACTGCACTAAATTTTTTAAAAGAAAGAAAACCATTTATTGCATACCCACATGGGTATTTAGATTACTCTGATAGCTGGGCTTTTACTCGTCAAGATTTAGATGACTTACTAAAAAATAATGAGTACAAAGCATGGTTAAATATATTGTTTAGAAGCGCGACGGTAATCTTTATTGGTGTAACCGCTGATGATGTTGCTATAACAACATTTATGGACGCTATTAAAAAAGAGTCTAACTGTGATTTTATTGGTAATTTCTGGATAACTGACAGAGCAGATAGCACAACGGACAAATGGGCCAATGACAATGGAATTAGAGTTATTAGATATTCTAATACAGATGGTAGCCATTCTGAACTAATATCAATGATAAAAGAGCTTAAAAAACTCGTTAAAGAAGATGATAAAAATAAAGAAGAACCCGTAACGTATAGCGGTGCAGTGATAAACTACGACGAACTACTAGCGACAAATACTAATGAACAAGATCCAGATGTTTTAGTTACGAAAGATGAAGAAGTAATTAGATTGGAATTAAATAAAATTGTCGCTGGAATATTTAAAGAAAAAGACATAAAAAATAGAGACATTAAATATCAGGAATTCCTGAATAAGTATGAACGATCTATTCATAGAAGTTGGTATGTTTCTACATCTGGAAGTGGTAAATTTTTGGGTTACACAGTGACACGCGAAGTGGCTGGCGGAGCATTTGGAACTGTTTACGCGGCACATGATAATGATGGCAATCAATTTGCGATTAAAGTACTTAAACCAGAAAACTTCAAGAAGGTTGATTTTTACCGTAATTTTAGACGAGGAGTAAATTCATTAAGAATAATTACAAATAGAAAAATTAATGGAGTAGTTGAATTTAATGATGCATCAGAAATCCCACCATCTCTAATAATGGAGTGGATCGACGGCCCAAGCTTACAAAGCCTAGTTGCTGCACAGCAAACAAATAATTGGTACATTCGACTAAAAATTGCTCTTGAACTATCTTCTGTGTTAATTGATTCTCACGGAGTTCCTGAACGAGTTTATCATCGCGATTTAAGACCAGCCAATATAATGGTCAGTGATTTTTATGCGAACCCAGATGATTGGAAAGTTATTGTTCTTGATTTTGATCTTTCTTGGCATAAAGGTGCAGAAGATGCATCTATTATGCACAGCCCTGCTTTGGGGTATTTGGCTCCAGAACAACGCAGAAAAGTAGAAGGGCAAAACTCTAGAAGTGCGTTAGTTGATTCATATGGATTTGGAATGACGCTTTATTATTTATGTTCTGGAGTTCACCCGTACCCAGATCAACACTTATTACCAAGCTGGAATAAAACGGTAATAGATGCGTGTTTAAAATTAAGCTGTAAAGAGTGGAAATCTTTACCTGCAGTTATTGCAAGGCTCATTCTAAATTCAACATTAGAGAATCAATACGGAAGATGGAGCATGGCTCAAATTAATGGCGAGATTGAATCAGTAAATAATGCAATAAATGGCACCACGGGAGTGTCTGGAGAAACTATTGCTGAAGAACTCGCTATACATATAAACACAATGGCATCTTACAAGTGGAGTGATGATGATTCATCAGCTAGATATACCGGAGTAAATGGACTAAAAATATGCGTACGATTTGATCATGCAAAAAATAAAATAATTCTTGAAGTATCTTGGGAATATACTGGTGACCAGGATTGGAGTCGAGTAGAGCGAATGTTATCATCTGGATTGGACAACCTTAATACCACGCTTTTAAGTTTTGGATGGGAAGAAAATTGCAACAGGAGATCTAGAGGCTTTACAATAGAAGCATCTATAAATATTGATGCCATATCTATAAATATAATTAGCGCAGCAAAAAATATTGACAAGGCTGTAGGATATGCATCTAGTATTTCCAGTTTTTAA
- a CDS encoding ammonium transporter has protein sequence MSASSVDVLFILLGAIMILAMHAGFAFLELGTVRKKNQVNALVKILTDFAVSAIAYFFIGYGIAYGVHFFGPASAMLENHGFELVRFFFLLTFAAAIPAIVSGGIAERAKFHPQSAATFLLVGFIYPFFEGMVWNNNFGMQDLFKAWFGAPFHDFAGSVVVHAVGGWIGLAAVLHLGARRGRYSKEGRIAAHPPSSIPFLALGAWILIVGWFGFNVMSAQKIEGISGLVAMNSLMAMVGGTLVATVVGKNDPGFIHNGPLAGLVAVCAGSDIMHPLGALVVGGIAGGLFVWLFTLTQNRWKIDDVLGVWPLHGICGAWGGIAAGIFGSNYLGGIGGVSILAQIVGTLLGIAIAFIGGYLVYGVLKKTVGIRLTDEEEFNGADLSIHQTSASPERETNW, from the coding sequence ATGAGTGCGAGTAGTGTCGACGTTTTATTTATTTTATTAGGCGCCATTATGATTTTGGCGATGCATGCTGGCTTTGCTTTTTTGGAACTGGGCACGGTACGTAAAAAAAATCAGGTCAATGCCTTAGTTAAAATTTTGACCGACTTTGCTGTTTCTGCCATCGCTTATTTTTTTATTGGCTACGGTATCGCCTACGGCGTGCATTTTTTTGGCCCAGCCAGCGCCATGCTAGAAAACCATGGTTTTGAGCTGGTTCGATTTTTCTTTTTACTGACTTTTGCTGCCGCCATTCCAGCAATTGTTTCTGGCGGCATTGCTGAGCGCGCCAAATTTCACCCACAATCAGCGGCGACTTTTTTACTGGTCGGCTTTATCTATCCCTTTTTTGAAGGCATGGTGTGGAATAATAATTTTGGCATGCAAGATCTATTTAAAGCTTGGTTTGGCGCGCCCTTTCATGATTTTGCTGGCTCGGTGGTGGTGCATGCGGTCGGCGGCTGGATTGGCCTTGCCGCCGTACTGCATCTGGGCGCGCGCCGTGGTCGTTACAGCAAAGAAGGCCGTATTGCCGCGCATCCACCATCCAGCATCCCATTTTTAGCCCTAGGCGCATGGATTTTGATCGTCGGCTGGTTTGGCTTTAACGTGATGAGCGCGCAAAAAATTGAAGGCATTTCCGGTTTAGTAGCGATGAACTCACTCATGGCGATGGTGGGCGGCACCTTAGTGGCCACCGTGGTCGGCAAAAACGACCCCGGCTTTATTCATAATGGTCCACTCGCGGGCTTAGTCGCGGTCTGTGCTGGCTCCGACATCATGCATCCATTAGGCGCGCTGGTTGTTGGCGGTATTGCCGGCGGACTGTTTGTTTGGTTATTTACCCTGACGCAAAATCGCTGGAAAATCGACGACGTGCTTGGCGTATGGCCACTGCATGGTATTTGCGGTGCATGGGGGGGTATTGCTGCAGGAATATTTGGCAGCAACTATTTGGGCGGCATAGGTGGCGTCAGTATCTTGGCGCAAATCGTCGGCACCCTACTCGGAATTGCCATTGCTTTTATTGGCGGCTATCTGGTTTATGGCGTATTGAAAAAAACCGTCGGTATTCGTCTGACTGACGAAGAAGAATTTAACGGCGCCGATTTAAGCATCCACCAAACCTCAGCCAGCCCCGAGCGCGAAACCAATTGGTAA